The following coding sequences lie in one Hippopotamus amphibius kiboko isolate mHipAmp2 chromosome 7, mHipAmp2.hap2, whole genome shotgun sequence genomic window:
- the LOC130856955 gene encoding thioredoxin-dependent peroxide reductase, mitochondrial-like has protein sequence MAAVVGRLLRASLVQHVSAIPWGISVSAALRPAASRRTCLTNALWSGSGQAKFAFSTSSSYHAPAITQHAPYFKGTAVVNGEFKEITLDDFQGKYLVLFFYPLDFTFVCPTEIITFSDKANEFHNVNCEVVAVSVDSHLTHLAWINTPRKNGSLGHMNIMLLSDLTKQISRDYSGLLEGPGLALRGLFIIDPNGVIKRLSINDLPVGRSVEEILHLVKAFQFVETRGEVCPANWTPDSPTIKPHPTASKEYFEKVNQ, from the coding sequence ATGGCGGCCGTGGTGGGAAGGTTGCTCCGGGCTTCGCTTGTCCAGCATGTGAGTGCCATTCCTTGGGGTATTTCTGTCTCTGCTGCCCTTAGGCCTGCTGCTTCTCGAAGAACATGCTTGACAAATGCACTGTGGTCTGGTTCTGGTCAAGCAAAATTCGCCTTTAGCACCAGTTCCTCCTACCATGCCCCGGCCATCACCCAGCATGCACCCTATTTTAAGGGTACAGCTGTTGTCAACGGAGAGTTCAAAGAAATAACCCTTGATGACTTTCAGGGGAAATATTTGGTGCTCTTCTTCTATCCTTTGGATTTCACCTTTGTGTGTCCTACAGAAATTATTACTTTCAGTGACAAAGCCAATGAATTTCACAATGTGAACTGTGAAGTTGTTGCAGTGTCAGTGGATTCCCACCTCACCCACCTGGCCTGGATAAACACACCAAGGAAGAATGGCAGTTTGGGCCACATGAACATCATGCTCTTGTCAGATCTGACTAAACAAATTTCCCGAGACTACAGTGGGCTGTTAGAAGGTCCCGGCCTTGCACTACGAGGTCTCTTCATAATTGACCCCAACGGAGTCATCAAGCGTTTGAGCATCAATGATCTCCCAGTGGGCCGAAGCGTGGAAGAGATCCTCCACTTGGTGAAGGCATTCCAGTTTGTGGAAACCCGTGGAGAAGTCTGCCCAGCCAACTGGACACCGGATTCTCCTACAATCAAGCCCCATCCGACTGCTTCCAAAGAATACTTTGAGAAGGTAAATCAGTAG